Sequence from the ANME-2 cluster archaeon genome:
AGCAACTAAAATGTATAATGTTGTTTTAACAAATAGAGCTGTGAAGAATTTTAAGAAATTGCCTGAAGAATTACAAAATCGATGTGGAGAAATATTTGATGACCTTGAGTATTCTTTCGCTCCAATCAGATTAAATGTTAAAAAACTAAAAGGATATGAAAACACTTACAGAATTCGCATAGGTTCGTGGCGGATAATTTATAAAGTAGATAATAATATAAAATCGATTGTTATTTATGATATTTTACCAAGAAAAAGTGCCTATTGATTTTTATTATTTGTTCTGACTTAAATACCTACTACCTTTGCGAGCATGAAT
This genomic interval carries:
- a CDS encoding type II toxin-antitoxin system RelE/ParE family toxin, which produces MYNVVLTNRAVKNFKKLPEELQNRCGEIFDDLEYSFAPIRLNVKKLKGYENTYRIRIGSWRIIYKVDNNIKSIVIYDILPRKSAY